A window of Komagataella phaffii GS115 chromosome 1, complete sequence contains these coding sequences:
- a CDS encoding Heat shock protein that cooperates with Ydj1p (Hsp40) and Ssa1p (Hsp70), with amino-acid sequence MEETQFTDRALAIITNATKLAKDNSHPQVQPIHLLAAMAPTDEDTTPYLKVLVEKGRFDWQTFERNINRALIRVPSQTPAPTDVSFSGVAAHVIQEAGKMRQQQKDSYIGQDHLLLALLEDKSITQILKDSSISPDALKTQIINLRGNQRIDSRQADSSSNHEFLDKYAIDLTEQAREGKIDPVIGREEEIRRTIRVLARRTKSNPCLIGDPGVGKTSIVEAVAQRIIDNDVPNILQNSKLYALDLGALKAGAKYQGEFEERIKGVLNEIAESKQMIILFIDEIHMLMGDGKSDAANLLKPMLARGSLHCIGATTVIEYRKYVETDGAFERRFQRIDVREPTIRETVAILRGLQPKYEIHHGVRILDSALVTAAQLASRYLTYRKLPDSAVDLIDESSASVAVARDSKPEELDTKERELQLLEVEMKALERDADSDKTTEERLTAVKQKVQELEEELVPLRAKYEQERAGHEELTAAKKKLDELEIKATDAERRHDNATAADLRYFAIPDVKRRIAELEEKVAEEEAALSDIAMITNVVGSEQVAETAARLTGIPVQKLTQAENNKLITMERELSSSVVGQSEAVKAVSNAIRLSRSGLANPNQPASFLFLGLSGSGKTELAKKVAGFLFNDEKAMIRIDCSELGEKWSYTKLLGSEPGLIGSDQGGLLTNQLLRHPYSVILFDEVEKAAPEVLNILLQMLDDGRITASNGTLVNCSNCIVIMTSNLGAQFINSAKGSKISPETKELVMTAVRAHFRPEFLNRISATVVFNRLSRHAISKIVKIRLAEIEQRFEANAKSIKLDVDDAAIEYLCRNGYSSDMGARPLNRLIQNEILNQLAVLILKGQVKDKETVKIRLGSKGLDVLPNHAVESDSMDVDVDDWVDAAEEEDSDNNHDDQAPLYD; translated from the coding sequence ATGGAAGAAACACAGTTTACAGATAGAGCTTTAGCTATTATTACAAACGCTACAAAGTTGGCCAAGGACAATTCCCATCCACAGGTCCAGCCTATCCATCTGTTGGCCGCTATGGCCCCCACAGATGAAGATACTACCCCTTATTTGAAAGTCTTAGTGGAGAAGGGAAGATTTGACTGGCAGACTTTTGAAAGGAACATCAATAGAGCATTGATAAGGGTCCCATCGCAGACTCCTGCCCCTACTGATGTTTCCTTCAGTGGAGTAGCAGCTCATGTTATCCAAGAAGCTGGAAAGATGAGACAACAACAAAAGGATTCCTACATTGGACAGGATCATTTGCTGTTGGCATTGTTGGAGGACAAGTCTATTACGCAGATCCtgaaagattcttcaatctctcCGGATGCTTTAAAAACACAGATAATTAACCTTAGAGGGAACCAAAGAATTGACTCCAGACAAGCTGACTCTTCGTCAAATCACGAATTCTTGGACAAGTATGCAATTGACTTGACGGAACAAGCTAGAGAAGGTAAGATTGACCCTGTCATTGGTAGGGAGGAAGAAATCCGTCGTACCATAAGGGTTTTGGCAAGAAGGACCAAATCCAATCCTTGTCTAATTGGTGACCCAGGTGTCGGTAAAACCAGTATCGTCGAGGCAGTCGCTCAAAGAATCATTGATAATGATGTACCAAACATTCTACAGAACTCAAAGCTGTACGCTTTGGATTTAGGTGCCTTGAAAGCTGGTGCTAAATACCAAGGtgagtttgaagagagaatCAAAGGTGtattgaatgaaattgcAGAATCTAAGCAGATGATCATCCTGTTTATCGATGAAATTCATATGCTAATGGGTGATGGTAAATCCGATGCCGcaaacttgttgaaacCTATGCTGGCAAGAGGTTCTTTGCACTGTATCGGTGCTACCACCGTTATTGAATACCGAAAGTATGTCGAGACAGATGGTGCATTTGAGAGAAGATTCCAAAGGATTGATGTGCGTGAGCCCACTATCCGAGAGACCGTGGCCATTCTAAGAGGTTTGCAACCAAAATATGAAATTCACCACGGTGTTCGAATTTTGGACTCTGCATTGGTAACTGCTGCACAATTGGCATCTCGTTACCTTACTTACAGGAAACTTCCAGACTCTGCTGTTGATTTAATTGATGAGTCTTCGGCATCTGTTGCAGTTGCCAGGGATTCTAAACCTGAAGAATTAGATACCAAAGAGAGAGAACTTCAGCTACTGGAGGTAGAGATGAAAGCCCTTGAAAGAGATGCTGATTCCGACAAGACTACTGAGGAGAGACTGACTGCAGTCAAACAGAAGGTTCAAGAGCTTGAGGAGGAGTTAGTACCTTTGAGGGCTAAATATGAACAAGAAAGGGCTGGTCATGAAGAGTTAACCGCagccaagaagaagttggaCGAATTAGAGATTAAGGCCACTGATGCGGAAAGAAGACATGACAATGCCACTGCTGCAGATTTGAGGTACTTTGCTATCCCTGATGTCAAACGTCGTATTGCTGAACTCGAAGAGAAAGTTGCCGAGGAGGAAGCTGCATTGAGTGACATTGCCATGATCACCAATGTGGTTGGTTCCGAACAAGTCGCAGAGACTGCTGCCAGATTGACTGGTATCCCAGTGCAAAAGCTAACTCAAGCTGAGAATAACAAGCTTATTACAATGGAAAGAGAGTTGAGTTCCAGTGTGGTTGGGCAATCTGAAGCTGTTAAAGCAGTCTCCAATGCAATCAGACTATCGAGGTCTGGTCTTGCAAACCCTAACCAACCTGCATCGTTCTTATTCTTGGGATTGTCTGGTTCCGGTAAGACAGAGCTTGCAAAGAAGGTTGCCGGattccttttcaatgatGAGAAGGCTATGATCAGAATCGATTGTTCCGAGTTGGGAGAGAAATGGTCGTACACCAAATTGCTTGGTTCCGAGCCAGGTTTAATTGGATCTGACCAAGGTGGTTTGTTGACCAACCAGCTGTTGCGTCATCCATACTCAGTCATCCTATTTGATGAAGTCGAAAAAGCCGCTCCTGAAGTTCTGAACATTTTGTTACAAATGTTGGACGATGGTCGTATTACCGCTTCTAATGGTACTCTGGTGAACTGTTCCAATTGTATTGTTATAATGACATCTAATTTGGGTGCTCAATTCATCAACAGTGCCAAAGGCTCAAAGATATCCCCAGAGACCAAGGAGTTGGTAATGACAGCTGTCAGAGCCCATTTCCGTCcagaatttttgaacagaatTTCTGCTACGGTTGTTTTCAACAGACTGTCAAGACATGCTATTAGCAAGATTGTTAAGATCAGACTGgcagaaattgaacaaagatttgaagcCAATGCCAAGTCAATTAAGCTTGACGTTGATGATGCCGCTATCGAGTATCTTTGCCGTAACGGATATTCTTCCGATATGGGTGCTAGAcctttgaacagattgaTTCAGAATGAGATCCTTAATCAACTAGCTGTTTTAATCCTTAAGGGACAAGTCAAAGACAAGGAAACAGTTAAGATTAGGTTGGGATCCAAAGGTCTGGATGTTTTACCAAACCATGCAGTTGAGTCGGACTCCATGGACGTGGATGTTGATGATTGGGTGGATGCGGCCGAGGAAGAAGACTCGGACAACAACCATGATGACCAAGCACCACTTTACGACTAA
- a CDS encoding Phosphatidylinositol-4-kinase that functions in the Pkc1p protein kinase pathway, translated as MQHYGISGDSLRLAALKKLVSTPLEKTRGKVVQAVLLSTHKIQKEEKQLDCVDLEDIIALCHSVPDLVSEKTRRELFKCLSHQLLQCLNQGFSFYGTLQNFGPTPWSYLTRHITSGLITFANHFESSRLEVEGLFLQYLDSFMSINDVELPAFFSLYGFIEGLIDNVHLISFQKLLPRLLDLLSAELLEKVEQLIDSATPAYAEIIENFLSDDNEFCSLIFVEAVGRFFQSYLEYQFCPNRALVTTCLQEKKRKYELLEEDVVANTSTQNTPLIAFPKEIQNRLGDFLNRLLESSIHNCNLMDTGASFISLSSFARIQVLYRAKSNFLQILGFAIYSEVATTDDLKSFISFSLSHPGCMTHKDLGHTVVSLSALLAYFDVNFGYNLLKAYPLLLGSVDVNETICAKNAVFIASAMKPLTQDDVITTIYSLTNALSTDDESAGKLRRLSQVATTGNQTDNVSLDSFESHFLKNITTTLISFTKTLNDDSITLLVINILTQKYSFSVSVLDKHILLALADCTLFASEDEFNAVMKHFSFTVQIAFEKNNLQLVSSTMDVLYSISSRLHDSPFSTKYSLYLKELLSCVSNFGDVEELEHHRSNKEISGIAVQIAFYLKPLARLLPDFTEEPLVIKNLEITSLFQDVWYNMIIHGFSESSTLFEEHKEYLLRIARSSPPLASAESWNKTETSIRMNAVLRRGTSNRNIKSQKEVVISYLKSGKVNTRGFELQSSTTEILFLGSVSFLESLRVQTGICHKILAYFSDPSVHTTGVEHLIGGISLAFTKKYVQLCDYPLWPGFLTERIPYQLKTMMTYCCSRETVTQSTAFQCCDYLVCNIPSSLCHHTSLFSLLDILTLLQDSVRDFAENEYNPTVEFYSEASDIRLQLSDSESWRKSTLRKFIDYANKWVNLCISKCGQDVNSLFYSYLTTNYDGRYNDEENFGKSCAVQFLRQKATSHSLTKGHFSLADLSRLFPKDGSLTSQETIEDAYKRCIELEQNLKSNKKVTDRHILEVLESCIGTIHPARNDTAHLLKCAISIPFQCTKNIILPTAINFWLSIIKEFPQLSSSIIAEILHQWELSIQKGHSLFNRSFDITEPEFAPMEYMPSDRAKMDRLGKKAVDNIVPHLLLIRFFLSNFEATRYQSYHILRSYSDTVLFALRSLKKASIHPYARLPRFELIKLGISVFQVNFRAKSSFSEPLAYALIEAALSWFIKPFKFPFGGNRNWLKSDFDVLIEVTNLFRKMNLQLYAGLESQKRLLLSFLDHELNNVYVWNNVLGTNDIRNKYMLGPVTETQINDAFSINPGLAINLASRYNNNKLTGALRDLLASNPIAAINYPNAVPFLLNLDNSRDLIVPKSLLIWEPVSPIDSIALFLPPYNRNPTVLQFAMRSLESYDVQLTFFYVPQIVQALRYDNEWGYTTRFVLETAQVSQLFAHQIIWNMMANSYKDEEATIPDDIKPKLDQVLIEMKKSFRPVDLEFYKREFNFFDQVTGISGKLKPYIKKSKAEKKIKIDEEMAKIEVLRGVYLPSNPNGDVVDIHRKSGKPLQSHAKAPFIASFKVRKPVEDDENGDGIPQYRVTDISAIFKVGDDCRQDVLALQLISLFRTIWMNSGVDLYVFPYKVTATAPGCGVIDVLPNSVSRDMLGREAVNGLYEYFISKFGPETSSEFQKARANFVKSLAAYSVISYLLQFKDRHNGNIMYDSEGHILHIDFGFCFDIVPGGVKFEQSPFKLTKEMVNVMGGNTSTQAYRWFEELCVKAFLSARPYMETIVRCIVPMLDSGLPCFKPATIKRLRARFVPDKTERQAANYMRGLISKSFESLPTKGYDEFQKITNGIPY; from the exons ATGCAGCACTATGG AATTTCAGGCGACTCGCTTCGTTTGGctgctttgaaaaagctggTGTCGACCCCTTTGGAGAAGACTCGTGGAAAGGTGGTTCAGGCGGTCCTCCTTTCTACTCACAAAATtcagaaggaagaaaagcaaCTGGATTGtgttgatttggaagatatcATTGCATTATGTCATTCTGTACCTGATTTGGTGTCAGAGAAGACGAGAAGAGAGCTTTTCAAGTGTTTGTCCCATCAGTTGTTGCAATGTCTAAACCAAGGGTTTTCATTTTATGGAACCctccaaaactttggcCCAACACCGTGGTCTTATCTCACGCGGCACATAACGTCCGGTCTGATAACATTTGCCAATCATTTTGAAAGCTCTCGTCTTGAAGTTGAGGGATTGTTTTTGCAATACCTGGACAGTTTCATGTCGATCAATGATGTGGAACTTCCagcttttttttctctttatGGGTTCATTGAAGGGCTCATAGACAATGTGCAtttaatttcttttcagaaGCTTCTTCCCAGACTTTTAGATCTTTTGAGTGCCGAGTTATTGGAGAAAGTTGAACAGCTAATTGATAGTGCCACTCCAGCATACGCAGAAATAATTGAGAATTTTCTTTCCGACGATAATGAGTTTTGCTCTTTGATATTTGTGGAGGCAGTTGGACGTTTTTTCCAATCGTACTTAGAGTATCAATTTTGTCCGAATAGAGCACTTGTTACTACATGCCTCCAGGAGAAGAAACGAAAATATGAATTGTTAGAAGAAGACGTTGTTGCCAATACATCAACTCAGAATACTCCGTTGATAgcatttccaaaagaaattcaGAACAGACTTGGCGACTTTCTCAATAGATTACTTGAAAGCAGCATTCACAATTGTAATCTCATGGATACTGGAGCTTCATTCATTTCGTTATCATCGTTTGCGAGAATTCAGGTCCTTTACCGAGCCAAGTCTAATTTTTTGCAGATCCTTGGATTCGCAATTTATTCTGAGGTAGCTACTACTGACGATCTCAAGTCcttcatttcattttcattatctCATCCCGGATGTATGACACACAAAGATCTGGGTCACACGGTTGTCAGCCTGAGCGCTCTTCTGGCATACTTTGATGTCAATTTTGGCTACAACTTACTCAAGGCTTATCCATTATTGTTGGGCTCTGTAGACGTCAATGAAACGATATGTGCAAAAAATGCTGTGTTCATTGCTTCAGCTATGAAGCCATTGACGCAGGATGATGTTATTACTACAATTTATTCTCTAACTAATGCCCTGTCTACAGATGATGAGTCCGCTGGGAAACTCAGAAGATTGAGTCAAGTTGCCACTACTGGTAATCAAACGGACAACGTGTCACTGGACAGTTTTGAATCtcactttttgaaaaatataacGACAACATTGATCTCATTCACAAAGACCTTAAACGACGACTCCATAACTTTACTGGTTATCAACATTCTTACACAAAagtattctttttctgtttcagTGCTTGATAAACATATCCTATTGGCATTAGCTGATTGCACATTGTTTGCTTCTGAAGATGAGTTTAATGCCGTCATGAAgcatttttcttttacAGTGCAAATCGCTTTCGAAAAAAACAATCTGCAATTAGTGTCTTCGACTATGGATGTACTCTACTCCATTTCTTCCAGATTGCACGATTCTCCCTTTTCGACAAAATATTCCCTTTATTTAAAGGAGCTTCTTTCTTGTGTAAGCAACTTTGGTGATGtggaagaattggagcATCATCGTTCGAATAAAGAGATTTCGGGCATTGCTGTACAAATTGCTTTCTACTTGAAACCTTTGGCTAGGTTACTTCCAGACTTTACAGAGGAGCCGTTAGTAATAaaaaatttggagattACAAGCCTTTTTCAGGATGTATGGTATAACATGATTATTCACGGATTTTCGGAGTCATCTACactctttgaagaacatAAAGAGTATTTGTTGAGAATTGCAAGATCGTCACCTCCACTTGCCTCTGCTGAGTCATGGAATAAGACCGAAACGTCCATCCGGATGAATGCTGTACTACGCCGTGGTACGTCCAACAGGAATATTAAAAGCCAGAAAGAAGTTGTCATTTCCTACCTTAAGTCAGGTAAAGTAAACACCAGAGGATTTGAACTTCAATCATCCACAACAGAGATTCTATTTTTAGGCTCCGTGAGTTTTCTAGAATCTTTGAGAGTGCAAACAGGAATCTGTCATAAGATTTTGGCTTATTTCTCAGATCCAAGCGTTCATACCACTGGTGTGGAACATTTAATTGGCGGGATCTCTTTAGCTTTCACAAAGAAGTATGTGCAGCTTTGCGATTATCCTTTATGGCCCGGATTTTTGACAGAAAGAATTCCCTACCAGTTGAAGACCATGATGACCTATTGTTGCTCTAGAGAAACTGTGACTCAAAGTACTGCATTCCAATGTTGCGACTACCTTGTTTGCAACATTCCATCATCTTTGTGCCATCACACTAGCTTGTTCTCCCTCTTGGATATTCTTACATTACTGCAGGATTCTGTAAGAGATTTTGCTGAGAATGAATATAATCCCACCGTCGAGTTTTATTCAGAGGCATCTGATATTAGGCTTCAACTCAGCGATTCTGAATCTTGGAGGAAAAGTACTCTGAGAAAGTTCATCGATTATGCCAACAAATGGGTCAACTTGTGTATTTCCAAATGCGGGCAGGATGTTAATTCGTTGTTTTACTCTTATCTAACAACCAATTATGATGGCAGATacaatgatgaagaaaattTCGGAAAATCCTGTGCTGTACAATTTTTACGGCAGAAGGCAACAAGTCACTCTTTGACTAAAGGTCATTTCAGCTTAGCCGATTTGAGCAGATTGTTCCCGAAAGACGGAAGTTTGACTAGCCAAGAGACGATTGAAGATGCATATAAACGATGCATTGAGCTGGagcaaaacttgaaaagcAATAAGAAGGTGACTGACCGTCATATACTAGAGGTTTTGGAGAGCTGCATTGGAACTATTCATCCAGCGAGAAATGATACCGCTCATTTGCTGAAATGCGCAATTTCTATTCCATTCCAATGCACGAAGAATATTATCTTACCTACTGCCATTAATTTCTGGTTATCAATAATCAAAGAGTTCCCACAGCTTTCCAGCTCGATTATAGCAGAAATTTTACATCAGTGGGAGCTATCGATTCAAAAGGGTCACTCATTGTTTAATCGATCATTTGATATTACTGAACCAGAATTTGCTCCAATGGAGTACATGCCATCTGATAGAGCAAAGATGGATAGACTTGGGAAGAAAGCTGTCGACAATATTGTCCCACATTTATTACTTATCcgattcttcctttccaattttgagGCAACCAGATACCAAAGTTATCATATACTAAGATCGTATTCTGATACCGTCTTGTTTGCCTTGAGAAGCTTGAAAAAAGCTAGTATCCATCCATATGCCCGTTTACCAAGGTTCGAACTCATTAAGCTAGGAATTTCAGTATTCCAGGTCAACTTTCGTGCTAAGTCTTCCTTTTCTGAACCTTTAGCTTATGCGTTGATTGAGGCCGCCCTTTCATGGTTTATCAAGCCATTCAagtttccatttggagGCAATAGAAATTGGCTGAaatctgattttgatgtACTTATCGAGGTTACCAACCTGTTTCGAAAAATGAATTTGCAGCTGTATGCTGGATTAGAGAGCCAAAAACGTTTACTATTGAGTTTCCTGGATCATGAGTTGAACAATGTATACGTATGGAATAACGTTCTTGGAACAAATGATATTCGAAACAAGTACATGCTTGGTCCTGTTACTGAAACTCAAATAAATGATGCGTTTTCAATCAACCCAGGTTTGGCCATCAATCTGGCTAGTCGTTATAATAACAACAAGCTGACCGGTGCATTAAGGGATCTTTTGGCTTCCAATCCGATTGCAGCAATCAATTATCCCAACGCGGTTCCATTCTTGTTAAACCTCGATAACTCCAGGGATTTGATTGTTCCTAAATCACTACTAATATGGGAACCTGTTTCACCAATTGATTCCATTGCTCTCTTTTTACCCCCATACAACAGGAACCCCACGGTACTTCAGTTTGCTATgagatctttggaaagCTATGACGTTCAACTAACTTTCTTCTACGTTCCCCAGATTGTGCAGGCGCTGCGGTATGACAATGAATGGGGTTATACCACTCGATTTGTCTTGGAGACAGCTCAGGTTTCCCAACTATTTGCCCATCAAATTATCTGGAATATGATGGCTAACAGTTACAAAGACGAAGAAGCAACGATTcctgatgatatcaaaccAAAGTTGGATCAAGTCCTAATcgaaatgaaaaaatctttcCGCCCGGTTGACCTTGAGTTTTATAAAAGAgagttcaatttctttgaccaAGTCACTGGTATTTCGGGGAAGCTGAAACCTTACATTAAAAAGTCGAAAgctgagaagaagataaagatCGATGAAGAAATGGCTAAAATTGAAGTTCTTCGAGGTGTCTATTTACCCAGTAATCCTAATGGTGACGTGGTGGATATACATCGTAAATCAGGAAAGCCTTTACAATCGCATGCAAAAGCGCCTTTTATCGCCTCTTTCAAGGTTCGCAAACCAGTCGAAGATGACGAAAACGGTGATGGAATTCCCCAGTATCGAGTTACAGACATCTCTGCAATCTTCAAAGTGGGTGATGACTGTAGGCAAGACGTTCTGGCGTTACAGTTGATTTCTTTATTTAGAACTATCTGGATGAACTCAGGAGTTGACCTTTACGTCTTTCCATATAAAGTTACGGCTACGGCTCCTGGTTGCGGAGTGATTGATGTGTTGCCAAATTCTGTTTCTCGTGACATGCTGGGTAGGGAAGCTGTAAATGGTCTTTATGAGTACTTCATCTCCAAGTTTGGACCCGAAACTTCATCCGAGTTTCAGAAGGCCCGTGCCAATTTTGTCAAATCATTAGCAGCTTACTCTGTGATATCTTATTTGTTACAGTTCAAAGACCGTCACAATGGTAACATTATGTACGATAGTGAAGGCCACATTCTTCATATCGACTTTGGGTTCTGTTTTGATATAGTTCCCGGTGGAGTCAAGTTTGAACAGTCACCTTTCAAACTAACTAAAGAGATGGTTAATGTAATGGGAGGAAACACAAGTACTCAGGCTTATAGATGGTTTGAAGAGCTATGCGTTAAGGCATTCTTATCCGCAAGACCTTACATGGAAACGATTGTGAGATGCATAGTTCCAATGTTGGATAGCGGTCTTCCATGTTTCAAACCTGCAacaatcaaaagattgagaGCTAGATTTGTGCCCGACAAGACAGAAAGACAAGCGGCAAACTACATGAGAGGATTAATCAGCAAGTCATTTGAAAGTTTACCCACTAAGGGCTATgatgaatttcaaaaaattaCCAACGGTATCCCCTACTAA